Proteins from one Meriones unguiculatus strain TT.TT164.6M chromosome 10, Bangor_MerUng_6.1, whole genome shotgun sequence genomic window:
- the Lce7a gene encoding late cornified envelope protein 7A, with protein MSSLQNQQKCQLSAKCPPKCPLRGPQSPASCLPPSAPPAPSCCVSTCFISGLGSSLSLVSHRFPRFYLRQPQCSECPENGFAGCSSSCPSSGHCS; from the coding sequence ATGTCCTCCCTGCAAAACCAGCAGAAATGCCAGCTCTCTGCTAAGTGTCCACCCAAGTGCCCTCTTCGAGGTCCCCAGTCTCCTGCCTCCTGTCTCCCTCCCAGTGCCCCTCCGGCTCCCTCCTGCTGTGTTTCCACCTGCTTTATTTCTGGCCTTGGAAGCAGCCTCTCTTTGGTATCACACCGATTTCCTCGATTCTACCTTCGGCAGCCTCAGTGTTCTGAGTGCCCTGAGAATGGATTTGCAGGGTGTTCGAGCTCTTGTCCTAGTTCTGGACACTGTAGCTGA
- the Lce6a gene encoding late cornified envelope protein 6A — MSQEKQQPSALPNAPKSSPPQCPTPCLTTCSTSSGISCPAGCSSQRQGLQNPAGRRRLHHPQPRCLSGGTTYHCKEEEC; from the coding sequence ATGTCACAAGAGAAGCAACAACCTTCGGCGCTCCCAAATGCTCCCAAAAGTTCACCTCCGCAATGCCCAACCCCCTGTCTTACTACCTGCTCAACTTCCAGTGGGATTTCTTGTCCAGCAGGCTGTTCTTCCCAGAGGCAAGGGCTTCAGAACCCTGCCGGCCGCAGGAGACTTCACCATCCACAGCCCCGCTGTCTCAGTGGTGGTACCACCTACCACTGCAAAGAGGAAGAGTGCTAA